In Bifidobacterium sp. ESL0745, one DNA window encodes the following:
- a CDS encoding YhgE/Pip domain-containing protein — protein sequence MSNVMAIVRRDIVRLLRVPAAWVVLFGIIFIPPLYAWFNIAGFWNPYGNTSGIEVVVVNNDRGTDSQAIGKMDMGDQIIKQLKDNDKLGWKFADKPEAMQRVESGKSYAAIIIPKDFSDRVAGVIEGRSARPTLEYYVNEKANALASRMTDTGASTVDSQVNETFVSTVSKVVSGIVNKTDADISAKADTTTANTLADLDKVQRSVTDIRGNIADLTTTLNGVPSKTKATRDTLNKTQKAGTQASKQLNDASTAITNAQNTLNDFTNNAGGTLDQSSNLLSQASSQSNVAINSIAAGLTKANGDEGSALSTAQQINTDTGSLINQLEAAGVPGSADAIAKLKAQNASLADSIKTIADLNTNLGATTTSTVSAANGINTSTQSALGNAASARKTITAGALPQLNNGLNGFSSLAATSSANLASQGSLIAQSTLVLNQLDQAATTAAKTLVGTDKGLASLQTHLSTLTTDIAALSSSSALGSSEILAKSIGGDGKLDAAKIADFMLSPTVLDTKVVYPVSTYGSGMAPLFTNLTLWVGAFMLVVLMKLEVDDEGLENEPTPGQRYWGRWILFALIASLQAIVTVLGELVIGVQCHNVPVFIITAMLASMVYVSITYALSTSFMHVGKALCVALVIIQIPGSSGMYPIEMMPKFFRDMYPYFPFTYSINALRETIAGFYHADWFVNMGKLMIFAVLFFILGLAVKPHMGNLQRLVDRQLKASDIITSEPALHKVREYPISQALSMLANKEEYRSGIEGRARKFALLYPKLMRGALAFGIAVPAAMAITFSLTTGTKVIALAAWVIWFLVMIVFLVGVESIRDSLARQVRLGNLDDDAVRALLYERQRPHRKPETKTLLNNAEGGDRQ from the coding sequence GCCGGTTTCTGGAACCCTTATGGCAACACCAGCGGCATCGAAGTAGTTGTGGTCAACAACGACCGTGGCACCGATTCTCAGGCCATCGGCAAAATGGACATGGGCGATCAGATCATCAAACAGCTCAAGGACAACGACAAGTTGGGCTGGAAATTCGCCGACAAGCCTGAGGCCATGCAGCGCGTCGAATCCGGAAAAAGCTACGCCGCCATCATCATCCCCAAGGATTTCAGCGATCGGGTGGCCGGCGTCATCGAAGGACGCAGTGCACGCCCGACGCTTGAATATTACGTCAACGAAAAAGCGAACGCTCTGGCCAGCCGCATGACCGACACCGGCGCTTCGACCGTCGACAGCCAGGTCAACGAGACCTTCGTTTCCACGGTGAGCAAGGTCGTTTCCGGCATCGTCAATAAGACCGATGCCGACATCAGCGCCAAAGCCGACACCACCACGGCCAACACTCTTGCCGATCTCGACAAGGTACAACGCTCCGTCACCGATATCCGCGGCAATATCGCCGATCTCACCACCACGTTGAACGGTGTTCCCAGCAAGACCAAAGCCACCCGCGACACGCTCAACAAAACGCAAAAGGCCGGCACACAGGCATCCAAACAATTGAACGACGCTTCAACGGCAATTACGAACGCACAAAACACTCTCAACGACTTCACCAACAACGCCGGCGGCACACTCGACCAAAGCTCGAACCTGCTTTCACAGGCGAGTTCACAGTCCAACGTCGCCATCAATTCCATCGCGGCAGGACTGACCAAAGCCAACGGCGACGAGGGTTCGGCGCTTTCCACAGCCCAGCAGATCAACACGGACACCGGCAGCCTCATCAATCAATTGGAAGCAGCCGGCGTGCCCGGCAGCGCAGATGCCATCGCCAAACTGAAGGCACAGAACGCAAGCCTCGCCGATTCCATCAAAACCATTGCCGACCTCAATACCAATCTCGGCGCGACGACGACCAGCACCGTTTCAGCGGCCAACGGCATCAACACTTCCACACAATCAGCGCTCGGCAATGCCGCGAGCGCCCGGAAAACCATCACTGCCGGTGCCCTGCCGCAGCTTAACAACGGCTTGAACGGCTTTTCGTCTCTCGCCGCGACGTCCTCGGCCAACCTCGCCTCGCAAGGCTCGCTGATTGCACAATCCACACTTGTGCTGAACCAGCTTGATCAGGCCGCAACCACTGCCGCCAAAACCCTCGTCGGCACCGACAAAGGTCTGGCAAGCCTGCAAACCCACCTTTCAACGCTCACCACCGACATCGCCGCCCTTTCCAGTTCCTCCGCGCTTGGCAGCTCGGAAATCCTTGCGAAATCCATTGGCGGCGACGGCAAGCTCGACGCCGCCAAAATCGCGGATTTCATGCTCTCACCCACCGTCCTCGACACGAAAGTGGTCTATCCGGTGAGCACCTACGGCTCCGGCATGGCACCGCTGTTCACGAACCTGACGTTGTGGGTCGGCGCGTTCATGCTGGTCGTGCTGATGAAATTGGAAGTGGATGACGAGGGGTTGGAAAACGAACCGACACCGGGCCAGCGCTATTGGGGCCGGTGGATTCTCTTCGCGCTGATCGCCTCGCTTCAGGCCATCGTCACTGTGCTCGGCGAGCTGGTCATCGGCGTGCAATGTCACAATGTGCCTGTTTTCATCATTACCGCAATGCTGGCCTCGATGGTCTACGTCAGCATCACCTACGCGCTGTCGACCTCGTTCATGCATGTCGGCAAGGCGTTGTGCGTGGCGCTGGTCATCATCCAGATTCCGGGCTCTTCGGGCATGTACCCCATCGAAATGATGCCGAAGTTCTTCCGTGACATGTACCCCTACTTCCCGTTCACCTACTCGATCAACGCGCTACGCGAGACCATTGCAGGCTTCTACCACGCGGATTGGTTCGTCAACATGGGCAAGCTCATGATTTTCGCGGTTCTGTTCTTCATTCTGGGGCTTGCGGTCAAGCCGCACATGGGCAACCTGCAGCGTCTTGTCGACCGCCAACTCAAAGCAAGCGACATCATCACCAGCGAGCCCGCACTGCACAAGGTGCGCGAATATCCGATTTCGCAGGCTTTGAGCATGCTTGCAAACAAAGAGGAATACCGTTCCGGTATCGAGGGACGTGCGAGGAAATTCGCTTTGCTTTACCCGAAGCTCATGCGCGGTGCGCTGGCTTTCGGCATCGCCGTTCCGGCGGCCATGGCCATCACCTTCTCACTGACCACCGGCACCAAGGTCATCGCGTTGGCGGCGTGGGTCATCTGGTTCCTTGTCATGATTGTCTTCCTGGTCGGCGTCGAATCCATTCGCGACAGCCTCGCCCGACAGGTGCGTCTCGGCAATCTTGACGACGATGCCGTACGCGCGTTGCTATACGAACGTCAACGGCCACACAGGAAGCCTGAAACCAAAACACTTTTGAATAATGCAGAGGGAGGTGACCGGCAATGA